The following are from one region of the Paenibacillus protaetiae genome:
- a CDS encoding succinate dehydrogenase cytochrome b558 subunit, with protein MKGNSYYPRKLHSLLGVIPLGLFIIEHGLTNFLAFQDGPEGFDRGVKFLNNLPIVTILEIFGIFLPLLFHGVYGLYMAYQSNWNNNRFQYSRNWAFTLQRITGVITFIFVFWHVYDTRFQVALGNVTHEELGMHMHDIFSNPAAIVLYTIGVLAATFHFANGMWAFLISWGITVGPRAQRISSYVCMILFVLVSALFILSIVAFTGDEFAGTASAAAAVTNIIG; from the coding sequence ATGAAAGGAAATTCGTATTACCCGCGGAAGCTTCACTCATTGCTTGGGGTGATTCCGCTTGGCCTGTTCATTATCGAGCACGGTCTCACCAACTTTTTGGCTTTTCAGGATGGACCTGAAGGCTTTGACAGAGGTGTTAAATTTCTAAACAACTTGCCGATTGTTACGATTCTGGAAATTTTCGGCATATTCCTGCCTTTGCTTTTCCACGGCGTCTACGGCCTGTATATGGCGTATCAGTCTAACTGGAATAACAACCGCTTTCAATACAGCCGTAACTGGGCGTTTACCCTGCAGCGGATTACGGGGGTTATTACATTTATTTTCGTATTCTGGCATGTGTACGACACGCGCTTTCAGGTTGCGCTCGGTAATGTAACACATGAAGAGCTGGGCATGCATATGCATGACATCTTCTCGAATCCCGCAGCAATCGTTTTGTATACGATCGGCGTGCTTGCCGCAACGTTCCACTTTGCGAACGGCATGTGGGCATTCCTGATCAGCTGGGGCATTACGGTCGGCCCTCGCGCACAGCGGATTTCTTCGTATGTGTGCATGATTTTGTTTGTGCTTGTATCGGCATTGTTTATTTTGTCGATCGTGGCTTTCACAGGCGATGAGTTTGCCGGTACAGCTTCGGCGGCAGCCGCTGTAACGAATATCATCGGATAG
- the sdhB gene encoding succinate dehydrogenase iron-sulfur subunit has translation MNQTATAKKTVKFIITRQDNPDSAPYKEEFEIPYRPNMNVISALMEIQRNPVKADGGKTTPVNWESNCLEEVCGACSMVINGKPRQACSALIDKLEQPVRLEPMRTFPVVRDLVINRERMFNALKRVKAWIPIDGTYDLGPGPRMAESKRQWAYELAKCMTCGVCLEACPNVNDRSSFIGPAAISQVRLFNTHPTGEMHKEERLEALMQDGGIEGCGNSQNCVRSCPKGIPLTTSIAAINGQTTKQLFKQWFAR, from the coding sequence ATGAATCAAACAGCAACCGCCAAAAAAACGGTCAAGTTTATCATTACCCGTCAGGACAACCCTGATTCGGCGCCTTATAAAGAAGAGTTTGAAATTCCATACCGCCCGAACATGAATGTCATCAGCGCATTGATGGAGATCCAGCGGAACCCGGTTAAAGCGGACGGCGGCAAAACCACTCCGGTTAACTGGGAATCGAACTGTCTCGAGGAAGTATGCGGCGCATGTTCGATGGTGATCAACGGCAAGCCTCGCCAAGCGTGCAGCGCACTGATTGATAAGCTGGAGCAGCCGGTCCGCCTTGAGCCAATGCGCACATTCCCGGTTGTCCGTGACCTTGTCATTAACCGCGAACGGATGTTTAACGCCCTGAAACGGGTCAAAGCATGGATTCCGATTGACGGCACGTATGACCTTGGCCCGGGACCGCGTATGGCGGAATCGAAACGCCAATGGGCTTACGAGCTGGCCAAATGTATGACTTGCGGCGTGTGCCTTGAAGCTTGCCCGAACGTGAATGACCGGAGCAGCTTTATCGGCCCGGCGGCCATTTCCCAGGTGCGTTTGTTCAATACGCATCCAACCGGCGAAATGCACAAGGAAGAACGTCTGGAAGCGCTCATGCAGGACGGCGGCATCGAAGGCTGCGGCAACTCGCAGAACTGCGTGCGGTCCTGCCCGAAAGGCATTCCGCTCACAACTTCCATTGCGGCGATCAACGGCCAAACGACCAAACAATTGTTCAAGCAATGGTTTGCCAGATAA
- a CDS encoding LysR family transcriptional regulator → MLDELAVLTAVVEQSSMNKAASLLNISQPALSRKIAKLEEELGAQLFRRIGKRLELTRIGQLTYEYALELRQLHYNYLQQISEYVTTGRTSITIGASLTTLQTTLPDFIQSLTLSHPEFDIKAVTGKTHEIVTLVREGRTDIGIVASRIEDPQLHCVPLFEDHLLLVLPKSHVLMHDKPLGIHDLDGFPMILFSKGTWYRILTDELFSKYNLQPDVRMEIDSFEAILRLLHTCRAGTLLPKSYMRQQLLDDNELQIVPIRELENTKRTTSLIHNDPELLHPAIRTWIHQLAASKKES, encoded by the coding sequence ATGCTTGATGAATTGGCCGTACTGACAGCGGTCGTGGAGCAATCCAGTATGAACAAAGCAGCCAGCCTGCTCAATATATCGCAGCCCGCCCTGTCCCGCAAGATTGCCAAGCTGGAAGAAGAACTGGGCGCCCAGCTGTTCCGCCGGATCGGCAAAAGGCTGGAGCTGACGAGGATCGGCCAGCTCACTTACGAATATGCGCTGGAGCTTCGGCAACTTCATTATAACTATTTGCAGCAAATTTCCGAATACGTCACAACCGGCCGCACCTCGATTACGATCGGTGCCAGCTTGACGACGCTGCAAACGACGCTGCCCGACTTTATCCAGTCGCTGACGCTCAGCCATCCGGAATTCGATATTAAGGCGGTCACCGGCAAAACCCATGAAATCGTCACGCTTGTCCGTGAAGGGCGGACCGATATCGGCATTGTAGCTTCGCGGATCGAAGATCCCCAGCTGCACTGCGTGCCGCTGTTTGAGGACCATCTGCTGCTCGTGCTTCCGAAAAGCCATGTGCTTATGCACGACAAGCCGCTTGGCATTCATGACTTGGACGGTTTTCCGATGATCTTGTTTTCAAAGGGGACCTGGTACCGGATACTAACGGATGAGCTGTTCTCCAAATACAATCTTCAGCCGGATGTCCGGATGGAGATTGATTCCTTCGAAGCGATTCTCCGGCTGCTCCATACATGCCGCGCAGGCACGCTGCTGCCCAAATCGTATATGCGCCAGCAGCTGCTGGATGACAACGAGCTTCAAATCGTTCCGATTCGGGAGCTTGAAAATACGAAACGGACAACCTCTCTTATCCATAACGATCCGGAACTGCTCCATCCCGCGATCCGCACCTGGATTCACCAGCTGGCAGCCTCCAAAAAAGAGAGTTGA
- a CDS encoding CPBP family intramembrane glutamic endopeptidase produces the protein MIPVIHANEWKKFRWAALVCVIIFAVIQLLPAVSGSSEDYSGSPAGIMDKSKAGRLAADFARQQFGLDVQSVHTVHQSDSLFYGYLSKHMLNDKYDRKYDQLFPTDTFQSELQLSGGYTAFVYTHMKSGRVIAWHVLDASPAAKEQTAAKAMQFAEQRGIPKQSLSASDPADANVFIFHPAGYAMEQAALSLVMQYGDVENGTVVTEYSPKFIVPAHYEQYVAGQQKLAGQLTNYGFLMMSGILFMIAIVYAIRYARHTSFRRGMLLTLLFLVLYLINNFNSLDGVRAAIGESEHSGGYVAVMNVISTVMTVLLALSAYFSLVAGDGIWRSQQKALWPRFGEQGYGDYVWRGVGLGYLFAVITLGIQSVVLLALQQLIGSWSTSDVTQSTYNMATPLLLPLMAWCAAISEEAIYRLFGISLLRKWFKNTFAAILIPTVIWALGHVSYPIFPSTTRLFELIIIGFVFSAIFLKYGFVTVLFTHAIFDSALMSASLLFEGGAANLAAGLFYLLLPVLIAWLIRYTHRKKYGYAALQQT, from the coding sequence ATGATTCCTGTTATACATGCTAACGAATGGAAAAAATTCCGGTGGGCCGCTCTTGTGTGTGTCATTATCTTTGCCGTCATTCAGCTGCTTCCGGCTGTTTCCGGCAGCTCGGAAGATTATTCCGGCTCGCCTGCCGGCATTATGGATAAAAGCAAAGCAGGCCGGCTCGCTGCCGATTTTGCCAGACAGCAATTTGGCCTGGATGTGCAGTCTGTACATACCGTTCATCAGTCAGACAGCTTGTTTTACGGCTATTTGTCTAAACATATGCTGAACGATAAGTATGACCGCAAATACGATCAGCTGTTTCCGACCGATACGTTTCAGTCCGAACTGCAGCTTAGCGGCGGTTATACCGCTTTCGTATATACCCATATGAAATCCGGACGGGTTATTGCTTGGCATGTGCTGGACGCCTCCCCTGCCGCCAAAGAGCAGACGGCTGCAAAAGCGATGCAGTTTGCCGAACAAAGAGGCATCCCCAAGCAATCCCTTAGCGCCTCTGACCCGGCAGACGCCAACGTATTTATATTCCACCCGGCCGGATATGCGATGGAGCAGGCTGCGCTGTCGCTGGTCATGCAATATGGCGATGTCGAAAACGGAACCGTTGTAACCGAATATTCGCCTAAATTTATCGTGCCGGCCCATTACGAACAATACGTTGCCGGCCAGCAAAAGCTTGCCGGGCAATTAACGAACTACGGCTTTCTGATGATGAGCGGCATTTTATTTATGATCGCCATCGTATACGCCATCCGGTATGCCCGGCATACTTCCTTCCGGCGAGGAATGCTGTTAACGTTATTGTTCCTTGTTTTATATTTGATCAACAATTTCAACTCGCTTGACGGCGTTCGAGCCGCAATTGGCGAATCCGAGCATTCCGGCGGCTATGTGGCAGTTATGAACGTCATCTCAACGGTAATGACGGTTTTGCTCGCGCTTTCGGCTTATTTTTCGCTTGTTGCAGGCGACGGCATATGGCGTTCACAGCAGAAGGCGCTGTGGCCGCGGTTCGGCGAGCAAGGTTATGGCGACTATGTATGGCGCGGTGTCGGGCTCGGTTATTTGTTCGCCGTAATTACGTTAGGCATACAATCGGTTGTACTGCTGGCGCTTCAGCAGCTGATCGGCTCCTGGTCGACTTCCGATGTAACGCAGTCCACTTATAATATGGCTACACCGCTGCTGCTGCCGCTTATGGCATGGTGTGCAGCGATATCGGAAGAAGCGATCTACCGGCTGTTTGGCATTTCCTTATTGAGAAAATGGTTCAAAAATACATTTGCCGCGATTCTGATTCCAACGGTCATATGGGCGCTTGGCCATGTGTCTTATCCGATCTTCCCGTCTACGACCCGGCTGTTTGAACTAATTATCATCGGCTTCGTATTTTCCGCGATATTTTTGAAATACGGTTTTGTGACGGTGTTGTTTACGCATGCCATATTCGATTCCGCGCTGATGAGCGCCTCGCTCCTGTTTGAAGGCGGTGCCGCCAACCTCGCAGCCGGTTTGTTTTATTTGCTGCTGCCGGTGCTGATCGCTTGGCTGATCCGCTACACGCACCGCAAAAAATACGGATATGCCGCCTTGCAGCAGACTTGA
- a CDS encoding histidinol-phosphatase, translating into MKFDLHTHHERCGHADGMIEAYIQSAIQGGLQAIGISDHSPYFGSEEDQPFPNIAMAKSAFPGYIEEVLRLKEKYSGQIEVLLGVESDFFPDYADVYRNYYANIPFDYIIGSVHHVGGISIFNKKRFTKLNDEQKFEAKRDYYDLIRQSALSGMFDVMAHIDAMKAYYPPFSDIPAHQEIDATLRTIAECGVSVEINTSGKMKDVGGWYPSDDILERACHFGVNVTFGSDAHTPTRVGDDWELVRTRLKEIGFKQWVFYRSRRPVIVPL; encoded by the coding sequence ATGAAATTTGATCTGCATACCCATCATGAACGGTGCGGCCACGCGGACGGCATGATTGAAGCATACATACAATCCGCAATCCAAGGCGGGCTGCAAGCGATCGGCATTTCTGACCACTCCCCTTATTTCGGCAGCGAAGAGGATCAGCCGTTTCCTAATATCGCTATGGCTAAAAGCGCTTTCCCCGGTTATATCGAAGAGGTATTGCGCTTGAAGGAAAAATATAGCGGCCAAATCGAGGTTTTGCTTGGCGTGGAATCTGATTTTTTCCCTGATTATGCGGATGTGTACCGCAATTATTATGCCAACATACCGTTTGATTATATAATCGGCTCTGTCCATCATGTCGGCGGCATCAGCATTTTCAATAAAAAAAGGTTTACGAAGCTTAACGATGAACAAAAATTCGAGGCTAAACGGGATTATTACGATCTGATCCGCCAATCCGCGCTTAGCGGCATGTTTGACGTGATGGCGCATATTGATGCGATGAAGGCGTATTATCCGCCGTTCTCGGATATCCCCGCTCATCAAGAAATCGACGCAACGCTCAGAACGATTGCCGAATGCGGCGTATCCGTCGAAATTAACACATCCGGCAAAATGAAAGATGTGGGCGGCTGGTATCCGTCCGATGACATTTTGGAAAGAGCATGCCATTTTGGCGTCAACGTGACGTTTGGCTCCGATGCCCATACGCCAACACGTGTCGGCGACGACTGGGAACTGGTGCGAACGCGGCTGAAAGAAATCGGTTTTAAACAATGGGTATTTTACCGCAGCCGCAGGCCCGTCATTGTTCCGCTCTAA
- the uvrC gene encoding excinuclease ABC subunit UvrC, whose translation MNDQVSGKSISSRAKAEELIRNKLALLPDQPGCYLMKNGEGTIIYVGKAKVLKNRVRSYFNGSHNGKTQRLVSEIRDFDFIVTSSNIEALILECNLIKQYHPRYNVLLKDDKSFPYIKITGDAHPRLEVTRRIVKDKGKYFGPYPNAFAAQQTKKLLDRLYPLRKCKTIPEKVCLYYHIGQCIGPCEYKVEPGTYEAMVQEITKFLNGGHDTVRAELQGKMEAAAELLEFERAKEYRDQIVAIDAVMEKQKITMNDALDRDVFGYATDKGWMCVQILYMRKGKLIERRATTFPYYGEEYDDFITFVTQYYSDNPALPKQILLPLPPEGKEEGAELGAERMEARADGEPDGGASEPAAETAEGGAVEPFAGRLDHADARTKAEAGPEQDEPDIDDPEEEADAGLLNPDVVLEGLELEEEADSLEPSEDSSEEDSSEESSRRPRADEVAQMLQTWLHVKVLMPQRGRKSQVVTMANDNAKIMLADKFRLIERDEERSVKASEGLGSWLGMSGLHRIEAFDNSNIQGTNPVSAMVVFTDGKPDRKEYRKYKVRTVQGPDDYETMREVIRRRYERVLKDNLPQPDLIVVDGGKGQISAALDILENELGLSIPVCGLVKDAKHKTAQLMVGDPPEVVPLPRDSQEFYLLQRIQDEVHRFAITFHREQRAKSMVVSHLDAIPGIGEKRRKALLKHFGSLKKIKEASVEDFRVLSIGEKLAGQILAALNEEEKE comes from the coding sequence ATGAACGACCAGGTATCCGGAAAATCAATAAGTTCCCGCGCGAAAGCGGAGGAGCTCATTCGCAACAAGCTGGCTTTGCTCCCGGATCAGCCGGGCTGCTACCTGATGAAAAACGGGGAAGGCACGATTATTTATGTCGGCAAAGCAAAAGTGCTGAAAAACCGTGTCCGTTCCTATTTTAACGGCAGCCATAACGGGAAAACGCAGCGGCTTGTTTCGGAAATCCGCGATTTTGATTTTATTGTAACGAGCAGTAATATAGAAGCTCTTATTCTTGAATGTAACTTAATAAAACAATATCATCCGCGATATAACGTGCTGCTGAAGGACGATAAATCTTTTCCTTATATTAAAATAACCGGCGATGCGCATCCGCGCCTCGAAGTAACGCGCCGGATCGTGAAAGACAAAGGCAAATATTTCGGGCCTTACCCGAATGCATTTGCGGCGCAGCAAACAAAAAAGCTGCTTGACCGCTTGTATCCGCTTCGCAAATGCAAGACGATACCGGAAAAAGTATGCTTGTATTATCATATCGGGCAATGTATCGGTCCATGCGAATACAAGGTGGAGCCGGGTACGTATGAGGCGATGGTGCAGGAAATTACCAAGTTTCTGAACGGCGGCCATGACACGGTGCGGGCAGAGCTGCAGGGCAAAATGGAGGCGGCGGCGGAGCTGCTGGAATTCGAGCGGGCGAAAGAATACCGCGATCAGATTGTGGCCATTGACGCCGTGATGGAAAAACAAAAAATAACGATGAACGATGCGCTCGACCGCGACGTATTTGGCTATGCAACCGATAAAGGCTGGATGTGCGTGCAAATCTTGTACATGCGCAAAGGAAAGCTGATCGAACGCCGGGCGACAACATTCCCTTATTACGGTGAAGAATACGATGATTTCATTACGTTCGTAACGCAATATTATAGTGACAATCCGGCATTGCCAAAGCAAATATTGCTGCCGCTGCCTCCCGAAGGGAAAGAAGAAGGCGCTGAACTTGGCGCGGAGCGGATGGAAGCAAGGGCGGACGGAGAGCCGGACGGCGGCGCGAGCGAACCGGCCGCCGAAACAGCGGAAGGCGGAGCGGTCGAGCCGTTTGCCGGGAGACTGGATCATGCGGATGCCCGGACAAAGGCCGAGGCTGGACCAGAGCAAGATGAACCGGATATTGATGATCCGGAGGAGGAAGCAGACGCCGGCTTGCTGAATCCGGATGTTGTGCTGGAAGGGCTGGAGCTGGAGGAAGAGGCGGACAGCTTGGAGCCTTCGGAAGACAGTTCGGAGGAAGACAGCTCGGAAGAAAGCAGCCGCCGCCCGCGGGCGGATGAAGTTGCCCAAATGCTGCAAACATGGCTGCATGTGAAAGTGCTTATGCCGCAGCGGGGACGCAAAAGCCAGGTTGTTACGATGGCGAACGACAATGCCAAAATTATGCTGGCAGACAAATTCCGCCTTATCGAACGCGACGAGGAGCGCAGCGTGAAGGCTTCGGAAGGTCTCGGTTCCTGGCTCGGCATGTCCGGGCTTCACCGGATTGAAGCGTTCGACAACTCGAATATTCAAGGCACGAATCCGGTATCGGCAATGGTTGTATTTACCGACGGCAAGCCGGACCGGAAGGAATACCGCAAATACAAGGTTCGCACCGTGCAAGGGCCGGATGATTACGAAACGATGCGGGAAGTGATCCGCAGGCGTTATGAACGGGTGCTGAAGGACAATTTGCCGCAGCCCGATTTAATTGTCGTGGACGGGGGCAAAGGGCAAATCAGCGCCGCACTGGACATTTTGGAAAACGAGCTGGGACTTTCCATTCCGGTATGCGGACTGGTCAAGGATGCCAAGCACAAGACGGCGCAGCTGATGGTAGGGGATCCGCCGGAGGTCGTACCGCTTCCGCGCGACAGCCAGGAGTTTTATTTGCTGCAGCGCATTCAGGATGAGGTGCACCGGTTTGCGATTACGTTCCACCGCGAGCAGCGGGCGAAGTCGATGGTTGTGTCGCATCTGGACGCGATTCCCGGCATCGGGGAGAAACGGCGCAAGGCGCTGCTGAAGCATTTTGGCTCGCTCAAAAAAATTAAAGAAGCTTCGGTGGAAGATTTCCGTGTATTATCCATCGGAGAGAAACTGGCAGGCCAAATATTGGCCGCGCTGAATGAAGAAGAAAAGGAATGA
- a CDS encoding potassium channel family protein — MRGSGYVIIGLGRFGSSLGKELVKLGYEVLGIDKDEEAVQEMSPYLTHAVVAECTDEEVMRSLGVRNFDCGVVAIGDDIQASILTTIQLKDLGVKRVVAKAISELHGRVLEKLGVDRVVYPERDMGIRVAHQLASPNLLDYIELSKDYTIAELTVPRGLDGKSLHDLNPRARFGCSIVAINKTKGVIIAPNAEEVLREKDVLVIIGTNDQIDKFEVAVNR; from the coding sequence ATGAGAGGGAGCGGCTATGTCATTATCGGACTTGGCAGATTTGGATCGAGCCTGGGGAAGGAACTCGTCAAGCTGGGTTATGAGGTGCTTGGCATTGACAAAGATGAAGAAGCCGTTCAAGAAATGAGCCCTTACCTGACGCATGCGGTTGTTGCCGAATGTACGGATGAAGAAGTGATGCGTTCGCTTGGGGTGCGCAACTTTGATTGTGGTGTTGTAGCGATTGGCGACGATATTCAAGCCAGTATACTGACAACGATCCAGCTGAAGGACCTTGGCGTGAAGAGAGTGGTGGCGAAAGCGATCAGCGAGCTGCACGGGCGGGTACTGGAAAAGCTCGGCGTCGACCGCGTTGTGTATCCGGAGCGGGATATGGGCATCCGGGTAGCGCATCAGCTGGCCTCGCCTAATTTGCTCGATTACATTGAATTGTCCAAGGACTATACGATCGCCGAGCTGACGGTGCCTAGAGGGCTGGACGGCAAGTCGCTTCATGACTTGAACCCGCGTGCCCGTTTCGGCTGCAGTATCGTGGCGATCAACAAAACAAAAGGGGTTATTATCGCGCCTAATGCAGAAGAAGTGCTGCGGGAAAAAGATGTGCTTGTCATTATCGGAACAAACGATCAAATCGATAAATTTGAAGTGGCGGTGAACCGTTAA
- a CDS encoding YqzM family protein, whose product MDNVRDPREHVNEEPRDDLSDVVTGFGGMLAFMVVVFAVCVIVKYAIT is encoded by the coding sequence ATGGACAACGTAAGAGACCCGCGCGAGCATGTAAACGAAGAACCTCGAGACGATTTATCCGATGTCGTAACCGGCTTCGGCGGCATGCTGGCATTTATGGTTGTTGTTTTTGCGGTATGCGTGATCGTGAAATACGCGATTACATAA
- the sdhA gene encoding succinate dehydrogenase flavoprotein subunit, translating into MAKNKLIVVGGGLAGLMATIKAAEAGVHVDLFSVVPVKRSHSVCAQGGINGAVNTKGEGDSPWEHFDDTVYGGDFLANQPPVKAMCEAAPGIINLMDRMGVMFSRTPEGLLDFRRFGGTQYHRTAFAGATTGQQLLYALDEQVRRWETAGLVTKFEHWEFLGAVLDEEGICRGITAQSLRSMEVQSFAADAVIMASGGPGIIFGKTTNSIINTGTAASAVYQQGVKYANGEMIQIHPTAIPGDDKNRLMSESARGEGGRIWTYKDGKPWYFLEEKYPAYGNLVPRDIATREIFDVCVNQKLGIDGENKVYLDLSHKDPKELNVKLGGILEIYEKFVGDDPRKVPMKIFPAVHYSMGGLWVDYNQMTNIPGLFAAGECDYQYHGANRLGANSLLSAIFGGMVSGPKAVEYIRGLKKSAEDVSSTVFDRAVKQQTDKYESILKMDGNDNAYVIHKELGEFMTNNMTVVRYNKKLEETIVKIKELKERYNKININDTKQWNNAGVAFTRQLWNMLELAETMTVGALLRNESRGAHYKPEFPERNDEEFLKTTIAAWTPEGPQISYEDVDVSLIKPRKRDYTSDKH; encoded by the coding sequence ATGGCTAAAAATAAATTGATTGTCGTAGGCGGCGGTCTTGCCGGTTTGATGGCTACGATTAAAGCTGCAGAAGCGGGCGTTCACGTCGACCTGTTTTCGGTCGTTCCGGTGAAGCGTTCCCACTCGGTTTGCGCGCAAGGCGGCATTAACGGCGCGGTAAATACAAAAGGCGAAGGCGATTCGCCTTGGGAGCATTTTGACGATACGGTATACGGCGGCGATTTCCTTGCGAACCAGCCTCCGGTAAAAGCGATGTGCGAAGCGGCTCCGGGTATTATTAACCTGATGGACCGGATGGGCGTCATGTTCAGCCGTACGCCGGAAGGCTTGCTTGACTTCCGCCGTTTCGGGGGAACACAATATCACCGCACGGCATTTGCGGGTGCAACAACCGGCCAGCAATTGCTGTACGCGCTTGATGAGCAGGTGCGCCGCTGGGAAACAGCCGGCCTCGTAACGAAGTTCGAGCATTGGGAATTCCTTGGCGCGGTGCTGGATGAAGAAGGCATCTGCCGCGGCATTACGGCGCAAAGCCTGCGTTCGATGGAAGTGCAGTCGTTTGCAGCGGATGCCGTAATTATGGCTTCCGGCGGTCCGGGTATTATTTTCGGCAAAACGACCAACTCGATTATCAATACCGGTACAGCAGCAAGTGCGGTTTACCAGCAGGGCGTGAAATATGCCAACGGCGAAATGATTCAAATCCACCCGACGGCGATCCCGGGCGACGACAAAAACCGTCTGATGTCCGAATCGGCACGCGGCGAAGGCGGACGGATCTGGACGTATAAAGACGGCAAGCCTTGGTATTTCCTCGAGGAAAAATATCCGGCTTACGGCAACCTTGTTCCGCGCGATATTGCGACACGCGAAATTTTCGACGTCTGCGTGAACCAGAAGCTTGGCATCGACGGCGAGAACAAAGTTTATCTCGACCTGTCGCATAAAGATCCAAAGGAACTGAACGTGAAGCTGGGCGGCATCCTGGAAATTTACGAGAAATTTGTAGGGGACGACCCACGCAAAGTTCCAATGAAAATTTTCCCTGCGGTCCATTACTCGATGGGCGGCTTGTGGGTAGATTACAATCAAATGACGAATATTCCGGGCTTGTTTGCAGCGGGCGAATGCGATTACCAGTACCACGGCGCTAACCGTCTTGGCGCAAACTCACTGCTGTCCGCAATTTTCGGCGGCATGGTGTCCGGTCCGAAAGCGGTAGAATATATTAGAGGCCTTAAAAAATCGGCCGAAGATGTATCGTCGACTGTATTTGACCGTGCGGTTAAGCAGCAAACGGACAAGTACGAAAGCATTTTGAAAATGGACGGCAACGATAACGCTTATGTCATCCATAAAGAGCTGGGCGAATTTATGACCAACAACATGACAGTTGTTCGTTATAACAAAAAGCTTGAAGAAACCATCGTCAAAATTAAAGAATTAAAAGAACGTTACAATAAAATCAACATCAACGATACGAAACAGTGGAACAACGCAGGCGTTGCATTCACACGCCAGCTGTGGAACATGCTGGAGCTTGCGGAAACGATGACGGTAGGCGCGCTTCTCCGCAATGAAAGCCGCGGCGCTCATTACAAGCCGGAATTCCCTGAACGTAACGACGAAGAGTTCCTGAAAACAACGATTGCAGCGTGGACGCCGGAAGGCCCGCAAATCTCGTACGAGGACGTTGACGTATCGCTGATCAAACCGCGTAAACGCGACTATACATCCGACAAGCACTGA
- a CDS encoding winged helix-turn-helix transcriptional regulator yields MDYSTMCPKYEAASDILGKKWTGRLIRVLLGGPKRFKEIKEQIPEMSDKMLTDRMKELEAEGIIKRTVYPEMPVRIEYELTLKGKELQPVIETIQKWGEAWM; encoded by the coding sequence TTGGATTATTCAACAATGTGTCCCAAATACGAAGCCGCGTCCGATATTCTAGGCAAGAAATGGACAGGCCGGTTAATTCGAGTTTTATTGGGCGGCCCAAAACGGTTTAAAGAAATTAAAGAGCAAATTCCGGAAATGAGCGATAAAATGCTGACTGACCGGATGAAGGAACTGGAAGCCGAAGGTATTATCAAACGTACCGTTTATCCAGAAATGCCTGTACGGATTGAATATGAATTGACGCTAAAAGGCAAAGAGCTTCAGCCCGTTATTGAAACCATTCAAAAATGGGGAGAAGCTTGGATGTAA